A genomic segment from Glycine max cultivar Williams 82 chromosome 1, Glycine_max_v4.0, whole genome shotgun sequence encodes:
- the LOC100789092 gene encoding CRS2-associated factor 2, mitochondrial isoform X2, whose amino-acid sequence MQSRILCFSTRRLPLHQRRFLSHFIPDHQYDPPFSPSPKPYYKSKKNHAEKKKKNNSENGDPNKNGAPKLPFKSNLPFDFRYSYSESDPSVGPISFRESPKFSPFGPGRIDRKWTGVSAPVQGEPDRERVEEERNRILGEPLSEVEVAELIERYRHSDCARQINLGKGGVTHNMLGDIHNHWKKAEAVRIKCLGVPTLDMDNVCFHLEDKSGGKVIYRNINILLLYRGRNYDTKNCPVIPLMLWKPYAPIYPRLVKNVIEGLTYEETKEMRKSGLNSDPLLKLTRNGVYVNVVERVREAFKTQEVVKLDCIHVGTSDCKKIGVKLRDLVPCVPILFKDEQIILWRGNFKEEQPSDSQC is encoded by the exons ATGCAGAGCCGTATCCTCTGCTTCTCAACGCGTCGTTTACCACTCCATCAGCGTCGTTTTCTCAGCCACTTCATTCCCGACCACCAATACGACCCGCCGTTCTCCCCTTCCCCAAAACCCTACTACAAATCAAAGAAGAACCAcgcggagaagaagaaaaagaacaattcCGAAAACGGTGATCCGAACAAAAACGGAGCCCCGAAACTCCCTTTCAAGTCGAACCTTCCGTTCGACTTCAGATACTCTTATTCGGAGTCCGACCCTTCCGTTGGGCCCATCAGCTTCCGCGAATCGCCCAAGTTCTCCCCCTTTGGGCCGGGCCGGATCGACCGGAAATGGACCGGTGTTTCCGCTCCGGTTCAGGGTGAACCGGACCGGGAGAGGGTCGAGGAGGAGCGGAACCGGATTCTCGGAGAACCGCTTAGTGAGGTGGAGGTGGCAGAGCTCATCGAACGCTACCGGCACAGTGACTGTGCCAGGCAAATCAATTTAG GGAAGGGGGGAGTCACACACAACATGTTGGGTGACATCCATAACCATTGGAAAAAGGCTGAAGCTGTGAGGATTAAATGCTTGGGTGTGCCAACTCTTGACATGGACAATGTTTGCTTCCACCTCGAG GACAAGTCTGGTGGGAAAGTTATCTACCGCAACATTAATATACTGCTTCTGTACAGAGGACGAAATTATGATACCAAGAACTGTCCAGTTATCCCTCTCATGCTGTGGAAGCCTTATGCACCCATATATCCTAGGCTTGTGAAGAATGTAATTGAGGGTTTGACGTAtgaggaaacaaaagaaatgagaaaaagTGGGTTGAATTCAGATCCTCTCCTGAAACTCA CTAGAAATGGTGTTTATGTGAATGTGGTGGAGAGGGTGAGGGAGGCTTTTAAGACTCAGGAGGTTGTGAAACTGGACTGTATCCATGTGGGAACTAGCGACTGCAAAAAGATTGGAGTGAAGCTAAGG GATTTAGTGCCATGTGTCCCTATCTTGTTTAAGGATGAGCAGATAATCCTCTGGAGAGGAAATTTCAAGGAAGAGCAACCTTCAGATTCACAATGTTAG
- the LOC100789092 gene encoding CRS2-associated factor 2, mitochondrial isoform X1 has protein sequence MQSRILCFSTRRLPLHQRRFLSHFIPDHQYDPPFSPSPKPYYKSKKNHAEKKKKNNSENGDPNKNGAPKLPFKSNLPFDFRYSYSESDPSVGPISFRESPKFSPFGPGRIDRKWTGVSAPVQGEPDRERVEEERNRILGEPLSEVEVAELIERYRHSDCARQINLGKGGVTHNMLGDIHNHWKKAEAVRIKCLGVPTLDMDNVCFHLEDKSGGKVIYRNINILLLYRGRNYDTKNCPVIPLMLWKPYAPIYPRLVKNVIEGLTYEETKEMRKSGLNSDPLLKLTRNGVYVNVVERVREAFKTQEVVKLDCIHVGTSDCKKIGVKLRDLVPCVPILFKDEQIILWRGNFKEEQPSDSQCEKCIDSWLKLLNLLVCSVFKSLLRSKRSCL, from the exons ATGCAGAGCCGTATCCTCTGCTTCTCAACGCGTCGTTTACCACTCCATCAGCGTCGTTTTCTCAGCCACTTCATTCCCGACCACCAATACGACCCGCCGTTCTCCCCTTCCCCAAAACCCTACTACAAATCAAAGAAGAACCAcgcggagaagaagaaaaagaacaattcCGAAAACGGTGATCCGAACAAAAACGGAGCCCCGAAACTCCCTTTCAAGTCGAACCTTCCGTTCGACTTCAGATACTCTTATTCGGAGTCCGACCCTTCCGTTGGGCCCATCAGCTTCCGCGAATCGCCCAAGTTCTCCCCCTTTGGGCCGGGCCGGATCGACCGGAAATGGACCGGTGTTTCCGCTCCGGTTCAGGGTGAACCGGACCGGGAGAGGGTCGAGGAGGAGCGGAACCGGATTCTCGGAGAACCGCTTAGTGAGGTGGAGGTGGCAGAGCTCATCGAACGCTACCGGCACAGTGACTGTGCCAGGCAAATCAATTTAG GGAAGGGGGGAGTCACACACAACATGTTGGGTGACATCCATAACCATTGGAAAAAGGCTGAAGCTGTGAGGATTAAATGCTTGGGTGTGCCAACTCTTGACATGGACAATGTTTGCTTCCACCTCGAG GACAAGTCTGGTGGGAAAGTTATCTACCGCAACATTAATATACTGCTTCTGTACAGAGGACGAAATTATGATACCAAGAACTGTCCAGTTATCCCTCTCATGCTGTGGAAGCCTTATGCACCCATATATCCTAGGCTTGTGAAGAATGTAATTGAGGGTTTGACGTAtgaggaaacaaaagaaatgagaaaaagTGGGTTGAATTCAGATCCTCTCCTGAAACTCA CTAGAAATGGTGTTTATGTGAATGTGGTGGAGAGGGTGAGGGAGGCTTTTAAGACTCAGGAGGTTGTGAAACTGGACTGTATCCATGTGGGAACTAGCGACTGCAAAAAGATTGGAGTGAAGCTAAGG GATTTAGTGCCATGTGTCCCTATCTTGTTTAAGGATGAGCAGATAATCCTCTGGAGAGGAAATTTCAAGGAAGAGCAACCTTCAGATTCACAAT GCGAGAAATGCATTGATTCATGGCTGAAACTCCTCAATCTGCTTGTTTGTAGCGTGTTTAAAAGCCTGTTGAGAAGTAAAAGATCATGTTTGTGA